One genomic window of Pseudomonadota bacterium includes the following:
- a CDS encoding DegT/DnrJ/EryC1/StrS family aminotransferase, whose amino-acid sequence MRAAARTDRQAPGEWRRIPYIDLRAQFRKEREGLMAAIEQALASGCWVGGEAIARFEAAVARRSGVEHAVAVGSGTDALLLGLRALGIGAGDEVITAPNSFISTAAAIVHAGARPVFVDVGEDQNIDPSGIEAAITRATAAILPIHLTGRSADMPAIVEIARRHDLKVVEDAAQAFGATLKGQPAGTFGHLGCFSAHPLKNLNAVGDAGFVLCRDAKLATRLRRLRDHGLVDRDSALEWGVVSRLDNLQAAVLRYRLQRLDAVLRDRRANARRYLELLDDRHVKHPAWREQAIDTYHTFVIQVDRRDELKAHLASRGVASAVHYPVPIHLQPAATELGYKKGAFPAAERQAQRILSLPIHQFLHGDDIEYVCRTINGFYA is encoded by the coding sequence ATGCGGGCAGCAGCTAGAACAGACCGCCAAGCCCCCGGAGAGTGGCGCCGGATCCCTTATATCGATCTGCGGGCGCAGTTTCGCAAGGAGCGTGAAGGTCTCATGGCCGCCATCGAACAGGCGCTCGCCTCGGGCTGCTGGGTGGGTGGCGAAGCGATCGCTCGCTTCGAAGCAGCCGTCGCGCGCCGCTCTGGAGTCGAGCACGCCGTCGCCGTGGGGTCGGGAACGGACGCCCTGCTGCTCGGGCTGCGTGCCCTGGGGATCGGCGCGGGCGATGAGGTCATCACGGCGCCCAACTCCTTTATTTCCACGGCGGCCGCCATCGTGCACGCCGGCGCGCGACCCGTCTTCGTGGACGTGGGAGAGGATCAGAACATCGATCCCTCGGGCATCGAGGCGGCCATCACCCGGGCCACCGCGGCGATCCTGCCCATTCACCTCACGGGTCGCAGCGCCGATATGCCCGCCATCGTGGAGATAGCCCGGCGCCACGATCTGAAGGTAGTGGAAGACGCGGCTCAGGCCTTTGGAGCCACGCTGAAAGGTCAGCCTGCCGGCACCTTCGGACACCTCGGATGCTTTTCCGCGCACCCGCTAAAGAACCTCAATGCCGTCGGCGATGCGGGTTTCGTCTTGTGCCGCGACGCGAAGCTGGCCACCCGGCTGCGCAGGCTGCGGGACCATGGCCTCGTGGACCGCGACAGCGCGCTCGAATGGGGCGTGGTCTCGCGTTTGGACAACCTGCAGGCGGCGGTGCTCCGGTATCGCCTGCAGCGACTGGATGCCGTGCTTCGGGACCGGCGTGCCAACGCGCGCCGCTACCTCGAGCTGCTCGATGATCGCCACGTCAAGCATCCCGCCTGGCGCGAGCAAGCTATCGACACCTACCATACGTTCGTGATTCAGGTGGACCGGCGCGATGAGCTCAAAGCGCATCTGGCAAGCCGCGGTGTGGCCAGCGCGGTCCACTATCCGGTGCCCATTCATCTACAGCCGGCGGCAACGGAGCTCGGCTACAAGAAAGGCGCTTTCCCTGCTGCAGAGCGCCAGGCGCAGCGGATTCTGTCGCTGCCGATTCACCAGTTCTTGCATGGCGACGATATCGAGTACGTGTGCCGCACGATCAACGGGTTCTACGCATGA
- a CDS encoding YtoQ family protein, with protein MSKEHWQVYLSGEIHTDWRQRIEAAVERAGLPITLTGPITDHASSDNCGVSILGPESEAFWKDHKGAKLNSVRTRTLLGRADAVVVRFGEKYRQWNAAFDAGYAAALGKSVIVLHDPSLTHALKEVDAAAAVVAQTPEQVVQALSYVIEGALPGTPPPDSQ; from the coding sequence ATGAGCAAGGAGCACTGGCAAGTCTACCTGTCCGGAGAGATCCACACCGACTGGCGACAACGCATCGAGGCCGCCGTCGAGCGTGCGGGTCTTCCGATCACGCTCACCGGACCGATCACCGATCACGCCAGCAGCGACAACTGCGGCGTGAGCATTCTGGGCCCCGAAAGCGAGGCTTTCTGGAAGGACCACAAGGGTGCCAAGCTGAACTCGGTGCGCACCCGAACGCTGCTCGGACGCGCCGACGCGGTGGTCGTGCGCTTCGGGGAGAAGTACCGGCAATGGAACGCAGCCTTTGACGCGGGCTATGCAGCGGCGCTCGGCAAGTCCGTCATCGTGCTGCACGATCCCAGCCTGACCCACGCGCTCAAAGAGGTGGACGCCGCAGCAGCCGTCGTGGCGCAAACCCCGGAACAGGTCGTTCAGGCGCTCAGCTACGTGATCGAGGGAGCGCTTCCGGGCACGCCCCCCCCTGACTCGCAATGA
- a CDS encoding radical SAM protein: MERVAAWERGERIAPITIDMALTRACNFACEYCYAMLQENDRRPITRQVIFDFLEDCASIGVKAISLVSDGESTISPVFVDTVRRGHELGLAMAVGTNGLALTRRKLEELLPCLTYLRVNISAGEPRRYAQIMGVKEAWFHRVCQNIGDMMEIKRRNGLAVTIGMQMVVMPGYGDQILPLARLGKRLQPDYLVLKHCSDSEDGELGVDYEGYESLYDRFREAEAMSDQQYKVVVKWSKIEAKGKRSYQRCYGPPFLLQLSGSGLVAPCGMLFNERYKKLHIGNICEQRFKDIWASDRYWEVMNYLASPEFNAQVMCGSLCLQHKVNETLDAHMKGLVQLRAARGAPPEHLNFV; encoded by the coding sequence ATGGAGCGCGTCGCCGCTTGGGAACGCGGCGAGCGCATCGCACCGATCACGATCGACATGGCGCTGACGCGGGCCTGTAATTTCGCTTGCGAATACTGCTACGCCATGCTTCAGGAAAACGACCGCAGGCCGATCACGCGCCAGGTCATCTTCGATTTCTTGGAGGATTGCGCGAGCATCGGGGTCAAGGCCATCAGCTTGGTCTCGGACGGCGAGAGCACGATTTCCCCGGTTTTCGTCGATACGGTGCGCAGGGGTCATGAGCTCGGCCTGGCCATGGCTGTGGGCACCAACGGCCTGGCGCTTACGCGCCGAAAGCTCGAAGAGCTGCTGCCTTGCCTGACCTACCTGCGCGTCAACATCTCGGCTGGTGAGCCGCGGCGCTACGCGCAAATCATGGGCGTGAAGGAAGCGTGGTTTCATCGCGTGTGCCAGAACATCGGCGACATGATGGAGATCAAGCGACGCAACGGCCTCGCGGTCACCATCGGCATGCAGATGGTCGTCATGCCCGGCTACGGCGATCAGATCCTGCCATTGGCCCGCTTGGGCAAGCGGCTTCAGCCCGACTACCTCGTGCTCAAGCACTGCTCCGACAGCGAGGACGGCGAGCTCGGTGTCGACTACGAGGGTTACGAGTCCCTGTACGACCGCTTTCGGGAAGCCGAAGCGATGTCCGATCAGCAATACAAGGTCGTGGTAAAGTGGTCGAAGATCGAGGCCAAGGGCAAACGATCCTATCAGCGCTGTTACGGCCCCCCTTTTCTGCTGCAGCTTTCCGGGTCGGGGCTCGTGGCCCCCTGCGGGATGCTCTTCAACGAACGCTACAAGAAGCTGCATATCGGCAACATCTGCGAGCAACGCTTCAAGGACATCTGGGCAAGCGACCGCTACTGGGAAGTCATGAACTACCTCGCCTCGCCCGAGTTCAACGCGCAGGTCATGTGCGGCTCGCTGTGCCTTCAGCACAAGGTGAACGAGACCCTTGATGCCCACATGAAGGGCTTGGTACAGCTGCGTGCTGCGAGGGGAGCGCCGCCAGAACACCTGAATTTCGTATGA
- a CDS encoding SIS domain-containing protein, translated as MTPTTSESLASPATFAHDYVAAFSETLQAIPAQSIERCALVLLDAYRRGAQVFVAGNGGSASLASHFACDLEKTTCGREPRKQTKRFRARSLCDNVATLTAWANDESYACVFGEQLRGLALAGDVLLVISASGNSPNVLEALKWARRLELTSMAWLGFDGGRALAEADCSIHVAVCDYGAAEAAHAVVAHLITSWLTRKLGAESSREPRRPLRAPIFDDAGGSVASIGSGAR; from the coding sequence GTGACGCCTACAACATCCGAGTCGCTCGCATCACCTGCAACATTTGCGCACGACTATGTCGCAGCCTTTTCGGAAACGCTCCAAGCAATCCCCGCGCAGTCCATCGAGCGCTGTGCGCTCGTGCTCCTCGATGCCTATCGGCGCGGCGCCCAGGTCTTTGTCGCAGGCAACGGGGGCAGCGCGTCCCTGGCAAGTCACTTCGCGTGCGATCTCGAAAAGACCACGTGCGGCCGCGAACCTCGTAAACAGACGAAGCGCTTTCGCGCGCGCTCGCTGTGCGACAACGTGGCCACGCTGACCGCCTGGGCTAACGACGAATCCTACGCCTGCGTCTTTGGCGAACAGTTGCGCGGCCTGGCGCTTGCGGGCGACGTGCTGCTGGTGATCAGCGCGAGCGGTAACTCCCCCAACGTCTTGGAGGCGCTGAAGTGGGCACGGCGTCTCGAGCTCACCAGCATGGCCTGGCTCGGCTTCGACGGCGGGCGAGCGCTGGCCGAGGCGGACTGCTCGATTCATGTCGCGGTCTGTGACTACGGTGCGGCGGAAGCAGCACATGCCGTGGTCGCCCACCTGATCACGAGCTGGCTGACTCGGAAGCTGGGGGCGGAGTCGAGCCGAGAACCGCGACGGCCCCTGCGCGCGCCGATTTTCGATGACGCGGGGGGCTCGGTCGCCTCGATCGGATCCGGTGCCCGCTGA
- a CDS encoding thiamine pyrophosphate-dependent dehydrogenase E1 component subunit alpha, whose amino-acid sequence MHEALPQHPARLSHDGLRGVYRQMRRIRLVEEAIAGRYGEQEMRCPVHLSIGQEASAVGACRALQADDKIVSTHRCHGHYLAKGGDLGAMLAELYGKVTGCCGGRGGSMHLFDDAAGVLASVPIVASSIPIGVGVALAFRQRAQRRVCMAFLGDAALEEGVAHEAANFATAHRLPIVFFVENNLYSVYTRIDDRQPSGQLTRFGAAHGLPARRADGNDVLEVYRRSTEAVERARSGGGPGLVCVDTYRWLEHCGPQCDDQLGYRPQGELARWKAQCPIQRFKAWLERRELWDAALECELLLKLKREIETAFTAAQRAPFPNPAHARTKVYA is encoded by the coding sequence GTGCACGAAGCGCTTCCCCAGCACCCGGCTCGGCTGTCCCACGATGGGCTGCGCGGGGTCTACCGCCAAATGCGGCGCATTCGCTTGGTCGAGGAGGCGATCGCCGGGCGCTACGGCGAACAGGAAATGCGCTGCCCGGTGCATCTGTCGATCGGGCAGGAAGCCAGCGCGGTCGGTGCCTGCCGGGCGCTGCAAGCCGACGACAAGATCGTCAGTACGCACCGCTGCCACGGCCACTACCTGGCGAAAGGAGGCGACCTTGGGGCCATGCTGGCAGAACTCTACGGCAAGGTCACGGGATGCTGTGGCGGCCGTGGCGGCTCCATGCACCTCTTCGACGACGCGGCAGGTGTCTTGGCCAGCGTGCCGATCGTGGCAAGCTCGATTCCCATCGGCGTCGGGGTGGCCCTCGCTTTTCGGCAACGCGCGCAGCGCCGCGTTTGCATGGCCTTTCTGGGAGATGCGGCTCTGGAAGAGGGCGTTGCCCACGAAGCCGCCAACTTCGCTACAGCCCATCGGCTTCCGATCGTGTTCTTCGTGGAGAACAACCTGTACTCGGTCTATACGCGCATCGATGACCGCCAGCCGTCCGGGCAGCTCACCCGTTTCGGGGCGGCGCATGGGCTGCCCGCCCGGCGCGCCGATGGCAACGACGTACTAGAGGTTTATCGCCGGAGCACGGAGGCTGTCGAGCGCGCCCGATCCGGAGGCGGACCGGGCCTGGTGTGCGTCGACACCTACCGTTGGCTCGAGCACTGCGGCCCCCAGTGCGATGACCAGCTGGGCTACCGGCCTCAGGGAGAGCTCGCCCGCTGGAAGGCGCAGTGCCCGATCCAGCGTTTCAAGGCGTGGCTCGAACGCCGGGAGCTGTGGGACGCGGCGCTGGAATGCGAGCTGCTGCTGAAACTGAAGCGCGAGATCGAAACCGCCTTCACGGCGGCGCAGCGTGCTCCCTTTCCGAACCCGGCCCATGCAAGGACCAAGGTCTATGCCTGA
- a CDS encoding DegT/DnrJ/EryC1/StrS family aminotransferase: MHVRYSYLPQQFSEIDDLLDRIRSLAQQGDFTLGAELARFEARFAELIGSRHALGVGSGTDALKLSLKALGVGFGDEVITAANSFVATAGAIAELGARPVFVDCDDSFCMNVDQVEDVISDKTRAIVPVHYTGAMTDMRKLMPVATKNRLPVVEDACQAILGELDQRRAGTWGTAGAFSLHPLKNLNVWGDGGVIVTGDDELANTLGLLRNHGMTSRDEIALLGCNSRLDTLQALVGNWLIGQAENITSQRIDNARYYDEQLGQLPEISLPARPARMRCVFHLYVVFAQNRDELYRYCRDKGIECKIHYPVPLYRQKGLAFLGYRAGAFPVADRHAASMITFPCDQHLTRRQQDYVVKTVKEFYAGSS, from the coding sequence ATGCACGTTCGCTACTCCTACTTGCCTCAGCAGTTTTCGGAGATCGACGATCTGCTCGATCGCATACGGAGCCTGGCGCAGCAAGGTGACTTCACGCTCGGTGCCGAGCTGGCCCGTTTCGAAGCCCGCTTCGCCGAGCTCATCGGCAGCAGGCACGCGCTTGGAGTAGGTTCCGGAACCGACGCCCTGAAGCTTTCCCTCAAAGCGCTCGGTGTGGGGTTTGGCGACGAGGTCATCACGGCCGCCAACAGCTTCGTCGCCACGGCCGGGGCCATTGCCGAGCTTGGGGCGCGCCCGGTGTTCGTAGACTGCGACGACAGCTTCTGCATGAACGTCGACCAGGTCGAAGACGTCATCAGCGACAAGACGCGCGCCATCGTACCCGTCCACTACACGGGAGCCATGACCGACATGCGCAAGCTCATGCCCGTTGCCACGAAGAACCGGCTTCCCGTCGTCGAAGACGCTTGTCAGGCCATTTTGGGCGAGCTCGACCAGCGCCGCGCAGGCACTTGGGGCACCGCTGGCGCGTTCTCCTTGCACCCGCTCAAGAACCTGAACGTCTGGGGAGACGGCGGAGTGATCGTCACCGGCGACGACGAGCTCGCCAACACCTTGGGACTGCTGCGCAACCATGGCATGACCAGCCGGGACGAAATCGCCTTGCTGGGCTGCAACTCGCGGCTGGATACCCTGCAGGCGCTGGTCGGCAACTGGCTGATCGGACAGGCCGAGAACATCACCTCCCAACGGATCGACAACGCGCGCTACTACGACGAGCAACTAGGGCAGCTGCCGGAGATCAGCCTGCCGGCCCGCCCCGCTCGCATGCGCTGCGTATTCCATCTCTATGTCGTCTTCGCCCAGAATCGAGACGAGCTGTACCGCTACTGCCGGGACAAGGGAATCGAGTGCAAGATCCACTACCCGGTGCCTCTGTACCGCCAGAAGGGTCTCGCGTTTCTCGGCTACAGGGCCGGTGCCTTCCCGGTCGCGGATCGCCATGCTGCCTCCATGATTACCTTCCCGTGCGATCAGCACCTGACCCGCCGGCAGCAAGACTACGTCGTAAAGACCGTCAAGGAGTTTTATGCGGGCAGCAGCTAG
- a CDS encoding NAD-dependent epimerase/dehydratase family protein, with protein sequence MLRGQRLFEHVLVTGGAGYVGSALVPRLLDAGYRVTVMDLYLYGRDVFRAYRGDRLREVEGDVRDAKLVRQALGGADALVHLACISNDPSYDLDPRLGKSINFDAFEPLLQSATEAGVRRFVYASSSSVYGLRDEPDITEALEPKPLTDYSRYKALCEDILHDRRSDGLTAVTVRPATVCGYAARLRLDLTVNIFTNHAISKNLITVFGGEQLRPNIHIDDMVDFYLYLLEQPASRIDNEIFNVGSDNLSLIEIAETVRDTLDADVGIRVTASEDRRSYRVSSAKARTKLGFSPTRSIADAVRDLRGAFRAGKVPNSLEDPRYFNIKRMQEARLH encoded by the coding sequence ATGCTGCGAGGCCAACGTCTGTTCGAGCACGTGCTCGTCACCGGCGGTGCAGGCTACGTGGGTTCTGCGCTCGTGCCGCGGTTGCTGGATGCCGGCTACCGGGTAACCGTCATGGACTTGTACCTGTATGGCCGAGACGTCTTCAGGGCCTATCGCGGCGACCGCCTGCGAGAGGTCGAGGGCGACGTGCGCGACGCCAAACTGGTCCGGCAAGCGCTCGGCGGCGCCGACGCCCTGGTTCACCTCGCCTGCATTTCCAACGACCCCTCCTACGATCTCGATCCCAGGCTCGGCAAGTCGATCAACTTCGATGCCTTCGAGCCCTTGCTTCAGAGCGCCACAGAGGCGGGCGTGAGACGCTTCGTGTATGCCTCCTCGTCGAGCGTCTACGGCCTGCGCGACGAGCCGGACATCACCGAAGCGCTCGAGCCGAAGCCGCTCACCGACTACTCGCGCTACAAGGCGCTGTGCGAAGACATTCTGCACGATAGGCGCAGCGATGGGTTGACGGCGGTCACGGTCCGTCCCGCCACGGTGTGCGGGTATGCTGCTCGACTGCGTCTCGATCTGACGGTCAACATCTTCACCAACCACGCCATCAGCAAGAACCTGATCACGGTGTTCGGTGGCGAGCAGCTCCGACCCAACATCCACATCGACGATATGGTGGATTTCTATCTATATCTCCTCGAGCAGCCCGCCAGCAGGATCGACAACGAGATCTTCAACGTGGGCTCGGACAACCTGAGTCTCATCGAGATCGCCGAAACCGTGCGGGACACCCTAGACGCCGATGTCGGCATCCGAGTGACAGCAAGCGAAGATCGACGCTCCTACCGCGTGTCCTCGGCCAAGGCGCGTACAAAGCTCGGCTTCAGCCCCACGAGAAGCATAGCCGACGCGGTGCGCGATCTGCGGGGGGCCTTCCGGGCGGGCAAGGTACCTAACTCCCTCGAAGATCCCCGCTACTTCAACATCAAACGGATGCAAGAAGCGAGGCTGCACTAA
- a CDS encoding nucleotidyltransferase family protein — protein sequence MKALVLCAGYGRRLGTLCADRAKPLLEVGDRAIVEHILGALARHGICEVHLNLHHHAQQFRNHLGSGARYGLAISFSYEQSPLGTAGTLRALREHFDDGPLLVHYGDVLTEHDLASLFGVHCERSALATLLVHRRRGSNSYAHVDERGLVKRFVERPRVAPPFADPEGSWAFSGLCVLSQAALDELDVMQAQDLPRDAFPRWAAAGNLWAQSLAGYRCAVDSPERLKSARKDFDSGRFGQWRIA from the coding sequence ATGAAGGCGCTGGTGCTGTGTGCCGGTTATGGCCGTCGGCTCGGCACGCTGTGCGCCGACCGCGCGAAGCCGCTTCTGGAAGTTGGGGACCGAGCCATCGTCGAGCACATACTCGGCGCCTTGGCACGACACGGCATCTGCGAAGTGCATCTGAATCTGCACCACCACGCCCAGCAGTTCAGGAACCATCTAGGCAGCGGTGCGCGCTATGGCCTGGCGATCAGCTTCAGCTACGAGCAGAGTCCACTAGGAACGGCCGGCACGCTGCGGGCGTTGCGCGAGCACTTTGACGACGGGCCGCTGCTGGTCCACTACGGCGACGTGCTCACCGAGCACGATCTCGCGTCGCTCTTCGGCGTTCATTGCGAGCGGAGCGCGCTTGCGACCCTGCTCGTCCATCGGCGCCGCGGGTCGAACAGCTACGCTCATGTCGACGAGCGCGGCCTCGTCAAGCGCTTTGTAGAGCGGCCCCGGGTTGCGCCACCCTTCGCCGATCCCGAGGGGAGCTGGGCCTTTTCCGGTTTGTGCGTGCTGTCTCAAGCCGCCCTCGACGAGCTCGACGTAATGCAGGCGCAGGACCTGCCGCGGGACGCATTTCCTCGCTGGGCCGCAGCGGGCAATCTTTGGGCTCAATCGCTTGCGGGCTATCGCTGCGCCGTGGACTCGCCCGAGCGCTTGAAGTCGGCCCGCAAGGACTTCGACAGCGGCCGCTTCGGCCAGTGGAGAATCGCGTGA
- the fabD gene encoding ACP S-malonyltransferase — protein MGKVAFLFPGQGSQKVGMGEAAAKHSAAARAVFASADDVLSESLSELCFRGPEQQLRLTVNTQPALLATSIALFRALGERCDLAAGHSLGEYSAHVAAGTLRFEDAIQLVRRRGQYMQEAVAVGQGAMAAALGGDASAIEKACAETGGTVEVVNYNCPGQLVIAGEAAAVERAGIKIKALGAKLRPLAVSAPFHSSLMRPAEARLAPHLREADFRDPAWPVVVNVDAETVRSAEAARDALARQVSRSVLWQQSIERMLEAGASVFVEIGPGRVLSSLLARIDRAVPRVSVESPEAFDEAREAIARARQGPDRS, from the coding sequence ATGGGCAAAGTTGCTTTTCTATTTCCCGGGCAAGGGTCGCAGAAAGTCGGTATGGGCGAGGCGGCGGCCAAGCACAGCGCGGCGGCGCGGGCGGTGTTCGCCAGCGCCGACGATGTGCTGTCCGAGTCGCTTTCCGAGCTGTGTTTTCGTGGACCCGAACAGCAGCTGCGCCTTACCGTCAATACGCAGCCCGCGCTGCTTGCGACTTCGATCGCACTTTTTCGAGCCCTCGGCGAACGCTGCGACCTGGCGGCGGGGCACAGCTTGGGCGAGTACTCGGCGCACGTGGCTGCGGGCACGCTGCGTTTCGAGGACGCGATTCAGCTGGTTCGCCGCCGAGGTCAGTACATGCAAGAGGCGGTTGCCGTGGGTCAAGGCGCCATGGCAGCCGCTCTCGGCGGGGACGCGAGCGCGATCGAGAAAGCTTGCGCCGAGACCGGCGGCACGGTCGAAGTCGTCAACTACAACTGCCCGGGGCAGCTGGTCATCGCGGGCGAGGCCGCGGCTGTGGAACGGGCGGGGATCAAGATCAAGGCGCTCGGTGCGAAGCTCAGGCCCTTGGCTGTGAGCGCGCCCTTCCACTCGAGCCTGATGCGACCGGCCGAAGCGCGGCTCGCGCCGCATCTGCGCGAGGCCGACTTCCGTGACCCGGCCTGGCCCGTGGTCGTCAATGTGGATGCCGAGACCGTGCGCAGTGCCGAGGCGGCCCGGGACGCCCTTGCGCGTCAGGTCAGCCGCTCGGTGCTGTGGCAGCAGTCGATCGAGCGCATGCTCGAAGCAGGCGCCTCGGTCTTCGTCGAAATCGGGCCCGGGCGCGTGCTGAGCTCGCTGCTCGCACGCATCGACAGGGCGGTGCCGCGGGTCAGCGTCGAGAGCCCCGAGGCCTTTGACGAGGCGCGCGAGGCGATCGCCAGGGCCCGGCAGGGTCCCGACAGGTCCTGA
- a CDS encoding alpha-ketoacid dehydrogenase subunit beta produces MPETRMLTAAQAIFEATAIALESDPAVFVMGEGALDPKGIFGTTAGLWQRYGRERVLEMPISEAAFTGIAIGAALLGQRPLVIHQRVEFCLLAMEQLVNNAAKLHYVSDGRHRVPLVVRLIVGRGWGQGPAHSQSLEAMFAQVPGLKVVMPSSAADAKGLLLGAIADDGPVIFIEHRWVHYVRGHVPAGSTPLPLDGPRCIRPGRDLTLVTTSYMTLEALQAADALAREGCEVELIDLRLLSPLRPSAIYESVRRTGKLLCVDTGFQNLGIGAEVTARVSEACFARLEAAPVRMGLPEHPTPSSRALAAEYYPRSPDLARAAGKLAGLSEKTVARVCETLVSKREDLPLDVPHPAFQGPF; encoded by the coding sequence ATGCCTGAAACCCGCATGCTGACAGCGGCTCAGGCCATTTTCGAAGCCACGGCGATCGCGCTCGAGTCCGATCCGGCTGTCTTCGTCATGGGCGAAGGCGCGCTCGATCCCAAGGGCATCTTCGGTACGACCGCAGGGCTTTGGCAACGCTACGGCCGAGAGCGCGTGCTCGAGATGCCCATTTCCGAGGCGGCGTTTACCGGCATCGCCATCGGTGCGGCCTTGCTCGGGCAGCGCCCGCTGGTGATCCATCAGCGCGTCGAGTTCTGCCTGCTTGCGATGGAACAGCTGGTCAACAACGCCGCGAAGCTCCACTACGTTTCGGACGGCAGGCACCGAGTGCCCCTGGTCGTACGCCTGATCGTGGGACGCGGCTGGGGCCAGGGTCCCGCCCACTCCCAGAGCCTCGAAGCCATGTTTGCCCAGGTTCCCGGGCTCAAGGTGGTCATGCCCTCCAGCGCTGCCGACGCGAAGGGACTGCTTCTTGGTGCGATCGCGGACGACGGCCCGGTGATCTTCATCGAGCACCGCTGGGTGCACTACGTGCGAGGCCATGTCCCCGCCGGCAGCACGCCCTTGCCGCTCGACGGGCCCAGGTGCATACGCCCGGGCCGCGACCTGACGCTGGTCACAACTTCCTACATGACCCTCGAAGCCTTGCAGGCCGCAGATGCCCTTGCACGGGAAGGCTGCGAGGTCGAGCTGATCGACCTGCGCCTGCTCAGTCCGCTCCGTCCGAGCGCGATCTACGAATCGGTCAGGCGAACCGGCAAGCTCCTGTGCGTCGACACGGGCTTTCAGAATCTCGGCATCGGTGCCGAGGTCACCGCCCGCGTATCCGAAGCCTGCTTCGCCCGTCTCGAGGCCGCCCCGGTTCGCATGGGCTTGCCCGAGCACCCGACGCCCAGCTCGCGAGCCCTTGCAGCCGAGTACTATCCGCGTTCTCCCGACCTGGCTCGCGCCGCAGGCAAGCTCGCAGGATTGAGCGAGAAAACGGTTGCGCGGGTCTGCGAAACGCTCGTGAGCAAGCGCGAGGACCTGCCGCTGGATGTCCCGCATCCGGCCTTTCAAGGCCCCTTTTGA
- a CDS encoding outer membrane lipoprotein-sorting protein, producing the protein MASECPRMIGVHPLLLVLLAVALVPRAYAIEPSTRDPRAIAKAVNDRDDGNKRVTRMTMTLGDPSGRKRVRTLRTRSMDFPGGSKTLMLFEAPADVRNTGLLTIDYDAGQKDDDQWLYLPSLHRSTRISTSEKSRSFLGTDISYADMTKRDVAQYDYKLLEASARVDGEECWVIEARPRTAKEKKETGYLKVHQWISKSKLMPVQSKAWVMEGRKLKYLKFTQLRKVDGIWMAHRIAVRTVRKGKVESTTVLEFDGVRFNQPSVTDADFTQRRLEQGL; encoded by the coding sequence ATGGCTAGCGAGTGCCCGAGGATGATCGGAGTGCATCCCCTGCTGCTTGTTCTGCTCGCCGTTGCGCTCGTGCCCCGTGCCTATGCGATCGAACCGAGCACGCGCGACCCGCGGGCGATTGCAAAAGCTGTCAACGACCGCGATGACGGCAACAAGCGTGTGACGCGCATGACCATGACGCTGGGCGATCCGAGCGGTCGCAAGCGAGTCCGCACGCTAAGGACACGCTCCATGGATTTCCCAGGGGGCAGCAAGACCCTGATGCTGTTCGAGGCACCGGCGGACGTTCGCAACACGGGGCTGTTGACGATCGACTACGACGCGGGTCAAAAGGACGACGATCAGTGGCTGTATCTGCCCAGCCTGCATCGCTCTACGCGTATCTCGACGTCCGAGAAGTCGCGCTCGTTTCTGGGTACGGACATCAGCTACGCTGACATGACCAAGCGGGACGTGGCTCAGTACGACTACAAGCTGCTCGAGGCGTCGGCTCGGGTCGACGGTGAGGAGTGCTGGGTGATCGAAGCGCGGCCGCGCACCGCCAAGGAGAAAAAGGAAACCGGCTACCTCAAGGTCCACCAGTGGATCAGCAAGTCGAAGCTGATGCCCGTCCAGTCCAAGGCCTGGGTCATGGAAGGGCGCAAGCTCAAGTACTTGAAGTTCACCCAGTTGCGCAAAGTCGATGGGATCTGGATGGCGCACCGCATCGCCGTACGTACTGTGCGCAAGGGCAAGGTGGAATCGACCACCGTGCTCGAGTTCGACGGCGTGCGCTTCAACCAGCCGTCGGTGACCGATGCCGATTTCACCCAGCGGCGACTTGAACAAGGGTTGTAG